TTTCAAGGTATGACATTATATGTCTTTTAGTGTGCAAATTTGAGTGAAAAATGACCAACAAATGTTGAATACAgtattgatttattcattttctaagTATACAGAAATGGAATGGCTACAATGAATTTGAAACCAATCTACAAAGCATAAATAATCTTACAGCTTTGACTGTACATTACcatcaaaattataaagatcGCGTGACCTTTTCGGCCAGCCACGCGTTACACGACGTTGCAGTCACACTAGCGAAACATAGCCACATTGCGTTTTGTGACGCTAGCATGCGGAGGAGGCACCAACGCTAACTGTACAATCGAGAATATATGTACATTTGATACATGTATATAATAAGGCTTCTTAATGGCATCGTGTAGAACTGTCCTGACTCCAATTGTCTGTCTATAGCTTACCCACATTTATTTCAAGACTGATGCTTGCCACGGCTTCTACCTGAGTATTTATATATGCGCATGCCGGATATTTTATTCAAGACGCGACGGGAATAAAACAACCAGGGCGACACAGGCGAAAGAAAGAAACTTAAACAACCAAGAATGACTTGTTGTCAGTTCTAGACgcaattagtattttttttgctattgaGCTCCCGGTCAAATACGACAATAAcggaagcacaaaaaaaaaaaaaaaaaaaaaaaaaaaaaaaaaagttgaactaCTACTAATGCAAACGGACTTCAGACAATTTCGCCCCCTACAAAAAATGTAGTGTAGTATCTCTTTCAATTATAGTTAGCAGATACATGCTGTGTTTATGTTTAGAGTGCCGTGGGAGATCTGGAAAACTAAACATTGGAAAAGTGTCAGTCCCAGTTTGCAGTTTAATGCATAATATTAAagataaaacatttcttttgttttgcttgggAGTAACTGAAAGTCAAATAGCTGAttatcaaactaatgtctcaatGACCGTGCAATGTCAATTTGCCTCTCAAATTGTATTCACGGGTATACTTaagttacaaaaatacatttggagaGGTTTTCCTCACACCCGTAGATTATCATAACGAGTTTAATTAGGCATGAAATATTTGTGTCCACGCTTGATAGCCGCGTGGTCTGGGGGAGGATGTGCCAGCGACCGGTGGTTCAGCAGTGTCCGGGGCTGTCCACGAGCTCCGCTGTTAACACTTTGGCCTTTTGAGCGCACGTGTTTGCACCGTTTCCAAATGACTGGACCTCGATACCTTGACGGAGAGAGCCGAGGGCTCTCAGTTGCCAACGCCAGTGTCGGAGTTGGcggtggtgaccgggatgcgtgGCATCTTCTTGGCTGGGCTCGGGATGTGCTAGAAAGACGGTATTAAATCGAATAGTCCGAGAATTATTGCCGTGAAGACAGGTGAGCTGTGTTAAGTCGGTCAAGTCTCGGGATGGGAGCTGTACCTCGGTGGCGTCGCTGGAGCGAAGACGTTCCGGCTCCGAAGGTAGGTCATTGTCCAGAGGTCTCCTGGCATATTCCCTGCGGTGTTTCTCGTCCACACGCGTCAAGTACCAAGTACCCGGAAACAGATCGTCCACGGAGCCACGAGGGACGTAGTTGGCTGGAAGGACATGAAAAGGCGCTTGTGAACACAACATGAAAACAAGAACGCAATTTTGGAATAACGGTTTCTCACCATGACGAAAGCAAGAAAGTGCTGATGaaccaaaacaattaaatttgtAGAGTCAAATGCGCATTCTTTTAGCCCCCAAAAAAcggtcaagtcaatagtgcgcattataggagaaaatgaaagactttcacattttctaaatggatgccgccacctagaggtgatgagaaaggtgtacactttcattccactacgCCACCGCCCCCTCGAGGTTAGGAAAAAGTTGGACACTTTCATTCtcgtatgccacctagaggttatgaaaacggTGAAGGGGGTcggaaaactttccatacccactgttcATATGGACTAATTGCCTGAGAGGTGCACCTAAAAATTTCCAATGGAAgtagccttttggattaaagatTAAACAAGCACGGTCCaattgcctcgattcaacctttgcagagaacaaattgtCACGAGTGTTAAGTTTGCCCGACAATATTGgaattaagcttttttttttttttgagcattctgcaaatataaaatgtaacatCCCTAAAAGAGAACGTTCCCCAGACTCTCATTTAATCGACTGCTTagtttgaattgaattgtttcTTCGATCTGGCCAAGCAACGTTTGTGTCAGTCTAGGAAGTTTTGCTGGGTTTTTCCAAAGTTCGACATaaacttaaaaatacaaaaatagaaatCCTACCGAGGTGGTGGGCCTCTTCTCTGAGCTTCATGTTTTCAGAGAAGACAGGAGGTGAAACCTTCTTCCTTGATTCCAGTCTGACCTTGAGGTCACTCAAACTACAGATGAGTTTGTCAAGAGCAGAACCTGGGGGGCGGGGAGCAgtcgacattaaaaaaaaaaaaataaaaaaaaaaatgtggatttcTACAATTCCGTAACGCGACCACGATGGAGTGTCATGGCAGACAAGCGAGCCGAATTGCGGGGAAACTCACCAGGTGTGTGGTCCTGTGAGACCCTGAGAGAATACAGAGTTGCAGCAAATCCTGACCCGTAGGAGAAGACTCCAATCCTCTGACCTGCCaactgtgaagatgtgtgtctgcaaaaaaaaaaaagatgacagatGACATATTTACACAACTGTACACCCAACAGATAAAGTCATTCAAATTGAAGGAATTTGGAGCACGTGTGTTgcctattttgaaaaaaaaaaaaaaaaaaaaagcagatgcTGAAACGTACTGCGCAATGACAGATGCCAAGCAGCCATAGACCGAAGGGGTATACATGTTTCCGTTCTGGTTGGATATGAGCAAAGAGAGCTTGGTCTTTCTCTCAAACAAGTCCGCACTGGCCTTCATGAAGGCCTTCTCCACGTCCCGGTCGAAGTAAGTTTCCTCCGGCTTTACGTCTCTGCCAAAAAGAACCCAAATGTGACGAACACAGACAACACGAGGAACGCCAACGCATTTCCATACATTATTAGCCTCATGGAACACAACAAACTATTTGTACAAAGACAACATTAGCGTATGGTTACGCTCAAAGATTGCAATCAGCACGGCCGCCTGTCCGGATGTTCCCGTCGTGGGTTTACCTGAAAGCTTCGAGGCCGTTGAAGGGGCCCGTCTCAGTGTTTGGGCAGGGGTGTCTCAGAAAGTCATTCAGCATCAATCTGGCCAAAGACTTTTGCACCAGCTTGCAGTACGGCGAGTGGAAGACAAGAAAGCCAAAGTCCTCCAAGGAAAAGCGCTTCTCGGAGTTCTCTGTCGCGGAGAAAGGAAAAGGCAATTTCCCAGGAAATCTACCCAGGACACTGCGCGAGAATATCGCGTggcaatatttaacaattaacGTCAAGTTACGTTGGCCAGTTTATTTTGCTCGCCACAGAGTCACGTGACTGAATCGCGACTGCAGACATGGCGAATGATGACTTTCGTGCActtcctccctctctctcctccaCGCACCCGCTCGGCCACATTGTTAAAGCGTTCACAATTCTACCGACGGCGGCATATCTCGCGCACTCGGGAAGGCGCGGATGatgttaattcatatttcacgtatTTACTGGAGGCACCATACAGCCGATATTACATCCCAAAAGTTGCTTTGATCAAATAATGTTTTGCCAGTGACTTCGCTTATGTTGGTTATATGCTGCATGCATTTATGGCctaacgtttttatttttattttattcatttttacatgtttttgtgcTTGAAAATTCCCCTCTGTCGtcaaggacaaagtattgtaaaacaatcaaacgTTCTGCCCGTAATTGatctctgttgttgttgtgagcgttaagggaccaaaattattattagcaATGATTGTTTGATTCACGATATCATtatttctgccaaatatcggactTATCGGTTGGGCCCTGATTCTAAAATGTACCACGGTCAGTTTTTTAGAATACAAATGACTCAATGGCCTTCCTTGGTGTAGTTTATTTCCATGTTCAATTATTCTACAGTTGAATGTCATTGTCATCTCAAAtttccaaatgtaaaaaaaataaaataatgaacccTCTTCATTCACAAGTTGTGTAAATGTGACCATAGCTTATTCAAATTCAACAGAAAAGGATTAACACTGGACATTTTGCTTTtagtgactttttaaaaaactttggAAAAAGGCCAATATTGGTAGCCTTAAGTTTACATCAAGTGTAAAATCTACATTCAACCAACCTCTTTGCCACTGAGCGTGGATCTTATTCCGGTACACGGAGTAGCAGCGGTCCAAGGCACGCAAGTAGCACTCAATAGACAGCTTGCCATCCACCACAGGATACTCAGACATGAGGTTAGGTTTGTAGAAGTCGTACGCATGTTGCATGTGCGTTCCTCGCAGACCTGTCAAACAGACAAAAGTACATCATCATTACCGGACACGTTGAATTCCACCGGTTCCTCGTTAAACTGAACCAAAGTATTcggacccccttcaatttttcacacatttgcgaaaatcatttaagttcaaggccatttaagaacagtcacggagttgttctgaagccactcattggttattttagctgtgtgctcagggtcattgtcttgttggaaggtgaaccttcgggcccagtctgaggttctgagcactccggagaaggttttggtccaggatatccccgtacttggccgcattcatctttccttccattGGAACCGGTCATCCGGGtctttctgtctctgagctcttcaggcagttcctttgacctcatgattctcatttgttctcACGTGCACTGTGAGGTCGTCTATAGacgggtgtgtggctttcctaatcaactccaatcagtataaccaaacacagctggactccaatgaaggtgaagaaccatctcaaggatgctCAGGAGAAATGggcagcacccgagttaaatatgagtgtcacagcaaagggtgtgtgatatttcagttttccttttttaataaatctgcaaaaatttcaacaattccaattttgttctgtcaatattgggtgccgtgtgtacattcatgagggggaaaaaaatgaacttaaattattttagcaaaaggctgcactata
The sequence above is a segment of the Phyllopteryx taeniolatus isolate TA_2022b chromosome 15, UOR_Ptae_1.2, whole genome shotgun sequence genome. Coding sequences within it:
- the hmgcs1 gene encoding hydroxymethylglutaryl-CoA synthase, cytoplasmic isoform X1, with product MMFNLYRMPGSASINCLGPWPKDVGIIAMELYFPSQYVDQAELEQFDGVTAGKYTVGLGQACMGFCSDCEDINSLCLTVVQRLMEKSSLSYDSVGRLEVGTESIIDKSKSVKTVLMQLFEDSGNTDVEGIDTTNACYGGTAALFNAVNWVESSSWDGRYALVVAGDIAVYASGSARPTGGAGAVAMLIGPNAPLAFERGLRGTHMQHAYDFYKPNLMSEYPVVDGKLSIECYLRALDRCYSVYRNKIHAQWQRENSEKRFSLEDFGFLVFHSPYCKLVQKSLARLMLNDFLRHPCPNTETGPFNGLEAFRDVKPEETYFDRDVEKAFMKASADLFERKTKLSLLISNQNGNMYTPSVYGCLASVIAQHTSSQLAGQRIGVFSYGSGFAATLYSLRVSQDHTPGSALDKLICSLSDLKVRLESRKKVSPPVFSENMKLREEAHHLANYVPRGSVDDLFPGTWYLTRVDEKHRREYARRPLDNDLPSEPERLRSSDATEHIPSPAKKMPRIPVTTANSDTGVGN
- the hmgcs1 gene encoding hydroxymethylglutaryl-CoA synthase, cytoplasmic isoform X2; translation: MPGSASINCLGPWPKDVGIIAMELYFPSQYVDQAELEQFDGVTAGKYTVGLGQACMGFCSDCEDINSLCLTVVQRLMEKSSLSYDSVGRLEVGTESIIDKSKSVKTVLMQLFEDSGNTDVEGIDTTNACYGGTAALFNAVNWVESSSWDGRYALVVAGDIAVYASGSARPTGGAGAVAMLIGPNAPLAFERGLRGTHMQHAYDFYKPNLMSEYPVVDGKLSIECYLRALDRCYSVYRNKIHAQWQRENSEKRFSLEDFGFLVFHSPYCKLVQKSLARLMLNDFLRHPCPNTETGPFNGLEAFRDVKPEETYFDRDVEKAFMKASADLFERKTKLSLLISNQNGNMYTPSVYGCLASVIAQHTSSQLAGQRIGVFSYGSGFAATLYSLRVSQDHTPGSALDKLICSLSDLKVRLESRKKVSPPVFSENMKLREEAHHLANYVPRGSVDDLFPGTWYLTRVDEKHRREYARRPLDNDLPSEPERLRSSDATEHIPSPAKKMPRIPVTTANSDTGVGN